cccctttcgcagctcacaccgaatgagtacgctttgcagccttcgatgttttggtggcatttttagtggcagttactaccgccttttcagtgactgcgtttcttagcctttggctttttggacttctcaccgccaccacctctaccaacgtttttcttcttctctccgatggtagctgatttgattggtcgtccgatgcagcttctcacgaccacgcacgtctgttatgcactgcgtcttacacacgtctggctttgagaaaagctgcgacacccctatttataggttttatcattaatgttgatttcatttaaagtagttttactatttaaacaaattttataccaaattttatatagcaaagaacgtatcggtagcaagcattgaacgttttccttccgatttatgaaacaagattggcaatccgttttgtagaagaaaagttaataaggttcaaaatgtacgtaacgctttcgctaatatgcactactatcgctttctcgctcgttctcgtggcgtgcatgagcctttcctttccgtccgacttctaatggcttaaccaaaattaatatcccggctttcccccaccaactgctctcgtcaagcaacccaatacgaataatcataggaacaaacatgtagtggacctttatataaacttttcattattttattgttcattcgctgcaccattttgacggctctgtgcgggatgggctgaaaattttcacttttccgagtcgttttcgaaagatttttcaaaacactatttttccgttgataatgaatatcctacatattccaaaatttaatacaacattggtacaaatattttcgacaaaatgccgaagaaattgattaaatccattcagtacaacaaaagatataagcgttcaaaatcttacatcatttttcttccgaaattttgaaaaggggcccctatattgaaaggtaagtcgttagtcacgacaaaaaaggGAAACCCAGCGACTGAGCGCGTTGTCGTAACACTGGTCTCTCGCATATCAATCAAAATCGCACACTAAACAGTACGCCCCTGCAACATgaatgaaaatatgaaggatacatttcaaactaattcttttttctaaacatttggtggccctgaaaagggccttttgtgttGTCGTGAACGTCGTGGTAGGgcttaaccaccaaaaccgtACAATGTGCGTCCCTGGCGTTTAAGCGCATAGACGACATCCATCGCAGTGACGGTCTTCCGTTTGGCATGTTCAGTGTACGTCACAGCGTCCCGGATAACGTTTTCCAGAAAAATCTTCAGCACACCACGGGTTTCCTCGTATATCAAACCGGAGATTCGCTTCACTCCTCCACGTCGA
This genomic stretch from Topomyia yanbarensis strain Yona2022 unplaced genomic scaffold, ASM3024719v1 HiC_scaffold_12, whole genome shotgun sequence harbors:
- the LOC131694665 gene encoding histone H4-like, with translation MTGRGKGLGKGGAKRHRKVLRDNIQGITKPAIRRLARRGGVKRISGLIYEETRGVLKIFLENVIRDAVTYTEHAKRKTVTAMDVVYALKRQGRTLYGFGG